AACTCGAAGTTCGTCTTGTCGGTGTCGCGGTAGAGCAGCTCGTCGGACTTCGCGGCGCCCGAGAGGACCGGGTGCAGCCACACGCGCAGCTCGTCGAGCAGGCCGTTGGCCAGCAACAGCCGGGTGACGTCGCCGAAGCCGTACTGCAGGATGTCGCGGTCGGTGCGCTCCTTGACCTCGCGCACCGCGGCCACGGCGTCGCCACCGGCACCGCCGAGCACGTGGCTGTTCGTCCACTGGGGATCGGTCAGCGACGAGGAGACGACGTACTTGTCGATCGAGTTCATCCGGTCGGCGAACGGGTCGGTGCCGGCGCGCTGCGGCCACGCGGCGGAGAACCCGTCGTAGGTCTTGCGGCCCATGATGAGGGCGTCGCTGCGGTCGAGCTGGGCCTGCGCGGCGGCGGTGGCCTCCTCGCCGAAATAGTCCCAGTGCCAAGCGGCCATATTGGTGATGTCGCCGTCGAGCGTCATGAACGTGGCGTTGACGATCCTGCCCATGGGGTGCTCCCCTGCGTCCGGTTCCGCCCCCGCTGGGCGGCTCTCGAAGACGCGTCGAACGGTGCTGCCGCGGTTCGACACGGTCGCGGAAGGTTTTCCCGGAGCGGCCGGTAGGTTGATCCGTGAGGACTCCCGCGAGAGAAAGGCCTGGCGTGGACGCGGACACCAGCATCGAGTTCGGCGAGATCGAACCACCCAGCGACCAGGCCCGGTCGGCGGCGATCGCCCTGCACGGCAAGCTCGTGAAGCCCGCGGGATCCCTGGGGCGGCTCGAGGAGCTCGGCGTGTGGATCTCGTCGTGCCAGGGCCAGGCGCCGCCGCGGCCGTTCACGCGGCCCCGGGTCGTGGTGTTCGCCGGCGACCACGGCATCGCCAAGAAGGGCGTGTCCGCGTATCCGGCGGAGGTCACGTCGCAGCTCGTCGGCACGATGCTGACCGGCGGCGCGGCCATCAACGTGCTCGCCGCCGCGGCCGGCGCCAGCGTGCGCGTGGTCGACATGGCCGTGGACACCGAAGAGTCGGCCATGCGCTCCATCGGCGAGTACAAGGTCCGCCGCGGCTCCGGCTCGATCGACGTCGAGGACGCCCTCACCGACGCCGAGGTGCGCGCGGCCGTGCTGGCCGGCATGAAGGTCGCCGACGCCGAGGTGGACGGCGGCGCCGACCTCCTCATCGCGGGCGACCTGGGCATCGGCAACAGCACCCCGGCGTCCGTGCTGGTCGCCGCGCTCACCGGCACCGAGCCCGTAGCCGTGGTCGGGCGCGGTTCGGGCATCGACGACAACGCGTGGATGCGCAAGGCCACCGCCGTGCGCGACGCGCTGCGCCGCGCCCGCGTGGTCCTGGCCGACCCGCTGGCCCTGCTGCGCACCTCCAGCGGCGCCGACATCGCCGCCATGGCGGGCTTCCTGGCCCAGGCGGCCGTGCGCCGCACCCCGGTCGTCCTCGACGGTCTCGTCGTGTGCGCGGCGGCGATGGTGGCCGAGGAGCTCGCTCCCGGTGCGCGCCGCTGGTGGATGTCCGGCCAGCTCACCGGCGAGCCCGCCCACGCCCTCGCGCTGGAGCACCTCGACCTCGGCGGGCTGCTCGACCTCGACGTCCGCCTCGGCGAGGGCACCGGCGCCGTCACCGCGCTGCCGCTGCTGATGATGGCCGCGCGCGTGCTGGCGGAGATGACCACGCACGAGCAGTCCGGCGTGTCCGGCCCGCTCACGCCGGTGCCGGCTTCCTGAAGCCGGCCAAGAAGTCAGCCAGCCAACGAGAAGGGCCGCCCGGGACGAACCCGGGCGGCCCTTCTCGTGTCCACAGTGGATCAGGTCAGCGGACGCATCCAGCCGTCCGGGAAGGCGAAGTCGCCTTCCTGCATGCCGACCAGTTCCTCCCGCAGCTTCATGGTGATCGGGCCGGGCTGTCCGTCGCCGATCGTGAACTCGCCGCCGGCGTGCTTCACGTGCCCGACGGGCGTGATCACGGCCGCGGTGCCGCACGCGAAGACCTCAGTCAGCTCGCCGGAGGCGGCGGCCTTCTCCCACTCGTCGGTGGAGATCCGGCGCTCCTCGACGCGGTGGCCGGCGGTCTCGGCCAGCTGCAGCAGCGACTTGCGCGTGATACCCGGCAGCAGCGAGCCCGACAGCTCCGGCGTGACCACGCGGGCCTCAGGTCCCGAGCCGAAGACGAAGAACAGGTTCATCCCGCCCATCTCCTCGACCCAGCGCCGCTCCACGGCGTCGAGCCACACCACCTGGTCGCAGCCCTGCTCCACGGCCTGCGCCTGCGCCACGAACGACGCCGCGTAGTTGCCGGCGCACTTCGCCGCGCCGGTACCGCCGGGGGCCGCGCGCACGTACTCCGTGGACAGCCACACGCTGACCGGCTTCACGCCACCGGCGAAATACGACCCGGCGGGCGAGGCGATGAGCGTGTAGAGGTACTCGGTGGCCGGCTTGTTCACGCCGAGGCCGGTCGAGGTGGAGATCATGAACGGCCGCAGGTAAAGGGAGTCACCCTTGCGGGTGGGCACCCAGCGCTCGTCGACCGCGATGAGCTCGCGCAGCGACTCGAGGAACAGTTCCACAGGCAGCTGCGGCATCGCCAGGCGCTCGGCCGAGGCCTGGAAGCGCTCGGCGTTGGCGTCGGGCCGGAACGCGGCCACCGTGCCGTCGGCCTGGCGGTAGGCCTTGAGGCCTTCGAAGATCGCCTGGCCGTAGTGCAGCACCGACGTGGCCGGGTCGAGGCAGAACGGTTCGTACGGCCCGACCTTGGCGTCGTGCCAGCCGCGCTCCTCGCTCCAGCGCACCGTGACCATGTGGTCGGTGAAGTACAGACCGAACCCGGGCTTGTCGAGTACCTCGGCGACGCGCTCGGGAGTCGCGGGGTTCGGGTGCGGGACTCGGGAGAAATGCGTCGCTGTCGTCATGGCCCAACTTTAGCGCTTGGTCGGATGCGCGTTAGTCGGAAGACCACCTGTTTCACACGCCGCGTACCCGCGTGGCCGGTGCGTGAGCGCCGGATGGCCCTACGATGGCAGGGTGACTTTCCCAGCGACCTCGCAGCCAGGCCGGCCCGCCAAGGCGGGCGGGGGCTCCGACGTGAAGACCTTCGCCACCGCGGTCCTGCTGACCTTCGGCGCCGGTCTGCTCACCATGGTCGGCTGGGCACTGCTGAGCAGCGGTTTCGGCGCGTTCCTCGGCATCGTGGCGGCCGGTTTCGGCATCTACTGGTGGCGCACCCTGCACGGCACGGTGTTCGCGCGCGACCTGCCCACCCGGTCGGTGATCATCCTGCTCGTGGTGAACGTCGTGCTCGCCGGGATCCTGCTCCTCACCGCGACGTGAGCCCCGGGCCGAGCGTCGCGGCGGTCACCGTGGTCACTGCGGTCACCGCAGCGCGACCGGCAGCTGCGGCGCGGACCACGCCGGGTCCGGCCGGAAGTCCGTGTGCGTGCCGTCGAACGGGAACGCGCCGGCGTCGGCCAGCGCCCCGATCCGCTCGCCCTCCGCGCGCACCCGGTCGAGCTGCTCGGCGGTGAGCCGGCCGACGGCGAGCGCTTCCTCGGCCTCGTCCTCGTCGTCCCAGCGCCAGCCGGCGCCCGGCGTCACCACGACGTCGAGCACGCCGTCGATGCGGTCCGGGCCGCTCGCGGTGCGCCCGAGCGGGATCTCGAGGTTCACGTACCACTCGAGGAACGCGCCGTCCGGCGCGAAGAACCACCACACCGAGGACCACTGGCCCTCGGGGATCATCCGCAGCGTCGAGGTGCCGTGCCAGGTGTCGGCCACCGGCACTCGGGGCACGCGGAAGCGCTCTTCCAGCCGGGCTTCGCGCATCGTGCGGCCGTCGGCGAGCCGGCTGCCGACGATCGGTGTGCCCATCGGGAGCCAGCCGAAGAGCACCCGCCCGTCGTCGGACACCACACGCAACGGGTGGTGCTGGCCGATGCTGCCGTCGGGCCGCAGGAACCGCTCGACGACGGTCTCCCCCGGCTCCCAAAGGTGATCACTCTCGGGCATGCGCGTCACGGTAGCGGCGGGCACGCAGCACCAATTCGAGCACGGTGCCGAGCCCGGCCACGACCAGCACCGCGTACGGCGTCGCGAACAGCGCCGCGGCCAGCGTGACGACCGCGCCCGCGGCGGCGAGCCAGCCCTGGTCCGGCGCGTACCGCTCGCGGGCGTCGGTATACGTGGTGAGCGCGGCGGGGACCGTCGCGAGCGCGACGACCACGGTGAGCAGCGGTTGCAGCTGGCCCGCGTCGGCGGCGTAGAGGAGGTCGCGGATCGAGGTGGCCGAGAGGCCGAGCCGGTCCGGCCCGAGCTGCACGAGCGCCACGATCGTGACCAGCACCGCGATTGCGCCCAGCGTCAGCGCGCGCAGCGTGACGCGGTCGGAGGCGACCGGCAGCAGGAACGGCAGCGTGACCACCGCCGCCACGATGACCCCGGCGACGTCCGGGGCGGCGATCGGACTCGAGGTCACGACCGGGGCCACCACGACGCACAGCACGATCAGCACCACGGCGGCGGCGATCAACACGATCGTGAGCCAGCGGACCAAGGCGGCGGGCAGCCGCAGGCCGGCGAAATCGGCCACGGCGACCACGAGCACGAGCCCGGCCGCCGCGTACGCGGGTTGCGCGGGAACGACGTACGCGCCGAAGACGATCGCCTGCACGGCCACCAGCGCCAGCCGCGTCATCCCACCGGTCCAGCGCTCGGCCTGCGTGTCGCCGAGCTCGGGCAGCCGGGCGGTGACGCCGGCGGCGATCGCCGCGAGCACGACGCCCGCCAGCACCCAGTAGCCGGCCCCGGCGGCCCCCACCGCCAGCACCACGAGGAGCCCGCCCCCGAGTCGCACGATGGTCCCCTCCCGACGTCCGGCCGCGCTTGTCATTAGCATGGCTCACGATCCGTCCGGGCACGTCGCCCGGTACTACCGCGACAGCGCGAGGAGCCAGAAGTGACCGTGCCGAAGCTTGCCCTCACCGAGAACACCGAGGCGGCGCTCGCCAAAACGCGCGCCGACGTGGTCGTGATCGGCACCCTCCAGGGCGAGGACGGCCCGGTGCTCGCCGCGGGCGCCGCGGTCGCCGACACCGCGTTCGACGGCAAGCTCGCCGAGGTGCTCGCCACGCTCGGCGCCACCGGCAAGGCCGAGCAGGTCGTGAAGCTGCCCACACTGGGCAAGCTCGCCGCCGGCGTCGTGCTGGCCGTGGGCCTGGGCAAGGCGGCCGACGGTGCCGTCACCGCCGAGCAGGTCCGCCGCGCCGCGGGTGCCGCCGCGCGGTCGCTGGCCGGCACGGAGCGCGCGTTCGTCACGCTCTCGGCGCTCGACCTGCAGGCCGCCGTCGAGGGCACCGCGCTCGGCGCGTACACCTTCACCGAGTACCGCTCCTCGAAGGGCGACGCCCCGCTGGCCAAGGCCGACTTCGTCAGCCCGGAGGACGGCACCGCGCGCGAGCACAAGGCGACGCTGAAGGCCGCCACCGCGATCGCCGAGTCGGTGATCATCACCCGCGACCTGATCAACACCCCGCCCAACGACCTGTTCCCGGCCTCGTTCGCCGACCGCGCGAAGAAGCTCGCCGAGGACAACGGCCTCGACTTCGAGGTGCTCGACGAGAAGCAGCTCAAGCGCAAGGGCTTCGGCGGCATCCTGGGGGTCGGCGGCGGTTCCGAGCGTCCGCCGCGCCTGCTGCGCGTGGGCTGGAAGCCGGCCAAGGCGAGCAAGCGCGTGGCGCTGGTCGGGAAGGGCATCACGTTCGACTCGGGCGGCATCTCGATCAAGCCGGCCGCGGGCATGGACCACATGACCTCCGACATGTCGGGTGCCGCCGCGGTGCTCGCGTCGGTCGTGCTGGCCGCGAAGCTGAAGTACCCGCTCGAGGTCACCGCGCACATCCCGCTGGCGGAGAACCTGCCCTCGGGCAGCTCCTACCGGCCGGGCGACGTCCTGACCATGTACGGCGGCAAGACCGTCGAGGTCCTCAACACCGACGCCGAGGGCCGCCTGGTCCTGGCCGACGCGATGGTGCGCGCCGCCGAGGAGAACCCCGACTACCTCATCGAGACCGCCACCCTCACCGGCGCGCAGGTCGTGGCCCTCGGCAACCGCACCGCCGGCGTGATGGGCTCCGACGAGTTCCGCGACCGCGTCGCGGGCATCATGCAGGCCACCGGCGAGGGCGGCTGGGCCATGCCGCTGCCCGAGGAACTGCGCGCCGACCTCGACTCCCGCCTGGCCGACCTGGCCAACGTCACGGGCCACCGCTGGGGCGGCATGCTCGCCGCCGGCCTGTTCCTCAAGGAGTTCGTCGCCGAGGGCCTGCCGTGGGCCCACATCGACGTCGCGGGCCCCGCCTTCAACACCGGCGGCCCCTGGGGCTACACCGGCAAGGGCGGCACGGGCGTCCCCGTCCGCACCATCGCCGCCGTCCTGGCCGACATCGCCGACCGCGGCTGAGCGGTTTCGTTCGGTTTCGTTCGGTTTCCGGAGGCCCCTGCCGCTCGTTTCGGCAGGGGCCTCCGGCGTTCGTGTGGGACGCTCGCGCCATGGATGCCGACGCCTATCTCGAAGCCGCGGTCCGCGACGTGCTCACCGGGGACGAGCCGGCCCTCGACCGGCGCGTCGGGCAGGCCGCGCTGGTGCTCGCCACGGCGGGGGCGGGGACGGCCGCGGATCGGCTCGTCGCGCACTGGCGCGTGGTGACGGAGCGGCCCGTGACGCAGCTCGCCGACGACGCCGTGCGGGCGCGCGCGTGGGCGATGTTGTTCGAGGCACGCGGCGGCCGTCCACAGTGGGCGGACGAGCTCGTCCCGCTCGATCTCGACGCGGAAGAGCGGGCGCACCAAGCGTTCCTGACGCGGAAAGTGTCCGATCTGGACGGTGTGCTCGACGACTCACCCGTCGCGGAGGTCGTGTCCGCGCTGGCGCCCGGGCTGCCAGATCGCGTCCGCATCGCGCTGGCCGACGGCGACCTCGAACAGTGGGCGAAGCTCATCGAAAACCACCCGGTCCCGGACGTCGCCGCCCTGGCTGCGACGCGCGCCCTGGCCCCGCGGCTGGTCGCCGGCGCCGATCCGCTGGAGCTCGGCCCGGACTGGCCCGACCAGTGCGCCGGCGCGCTGATCGCCGCGTTGCGTGAGCGCTACCCGACGCGTCCGGGCAGCTGGCCGGAGCTCGTCGCGGCGATCCTGCGTGAACGCGGCCAGACCGCGCCGCCGCCGGCGTCCGAAGCGGACCTGCGAGAAGCCGAACGCCGGCTCGGCACCACCCTGCCCGCCGACTACCGCGAGTTCCTCCGCACGGCGAACGGCCTGCCCGACGACGTCACCTTCCCGCGCCTGCTGCCCGCGCAGGAACTACGCGCCGACAACGGTGTCGTCATCGTCTCCGACCCCGCGCTCGTGCTGCTGACCGCCACCGGTCACGCCGTGGAGGTCGACCTCGCGTTCGGCAGCACCGCGCACCCGTCGTTCCGCGCGCTGCTGGAGCACCACCTCGGACTTCTGGAGGCGAGCGCGTAACCGCAAGCCGCTAGACCTGACCGCGCTTCTTCCGCTCCGTGTACTCGCGCATGCGCTTGGGGTAACCGACCCGCGACACCTCGTACACCGGAATCGACCGCTTCTCGCCGAAGTGCAGCGCCGCCTGGAGGCTGCCGATGCGCCGGCGGGTCCACTCGCCGTCGTGGGCGATAAGGACCACAGTGGCTTCCGTCACGGTGGTGCGGGGCTCGACGTACGCCTCGACGCCACGCCTCGACGCGGCCCATTCCTCCAGGTGACGGGTGTCTTCGGAGGTGGCCTTGCGCATCGTTCCCGGACGTCTGCCGCCTCGGCCGCGCCGACGCAGCGAGTCGAAGATCCCCACTCCGACCACCTCTCTTCCTGCAGTAGTACGAACTCCATTATTCCCACGATCAGGTGTGGTCGGTGTCGCACGGCCGGGTTGGTCGGCCGGATCGGCGTAGTGACAAGATGGCTGGTGTCGCGCGCGCGGTTATACCGGGGCTGCGCGACGACCGAGCTTCACCCCTACACCGCTGCCGAGGAGTTATTGAAGTGAGCGACACCTCCGCCGACCTTGTGATCCTGGGAGGCGGATCGGGCGGCTACGCCGCGGCTTTCCGCGCGGCCGAGCTGGGCCTTTCCGTCACGCTGATCGAGAAGGACAAGCTGGGCGGGACCTGCCTGCACCGTGGGTGCATCCCGACCAAGGCCCTGCTGCACGCAGCCGAAGTCGCCGACGAGACTCGCGAGGCCGAATCGGTCGGGGTCAAGGCCGTGTTCGAAGGCATCGACATCGCCGGGGTCAACAAGTACAAGGACGGCATTGTCTCCCGCCTGTACAAGGGCCTGCAGGGCCTGGCCAAGGCGCACAAGGTGAACCTGGTCGAGGGCACCGGCACGTTCGTCGGCGGCACGACCGTCGAGGTCGACGGCACGCGCTACACGGGCAAGAACGTCATCCTCGCCACCGGTTCGTACTCGCGGACCCTGCCCAGCCTGGAGCTCGGCGGCCGGATCATC
The sequence above is a segment of the Amycolatopsis sp. 2-15 genome. Coding sequences within it:
- a CDS encoding dihydrofolate reductase family protein, encoding MGRIVNATFMTLDGDITNMAAWHWDYFGEEATAAAQAQLDRSDALIMGRKTYDGFSAAWPQRAGTDPFADRMNSIDKYVVSSSLTDPQWTNSHVLGGAGGDAVAAVREVKERTDRDILQYGFGDVTRLLLANGLLDELRVWLHPVLSGAAKSDELLYRDTDKTNFEFNGSEVHSTGMVILSYVPANAAQ
- the cobT gene encoding nicotinate-nucleotide--dimethylbenzimidazole phosphoribosyltransferase; translated protein: MDADTSIEFGEIEPPSDQARSAAIALHGKLVKPAGSLGRLEELGVWISSCQGQAPPRPFTRPRVVVFAGDHGIAKKGVSAYPAEVTSQLVGTMLTGGAAINVLAAAAGASVRVVDMAVDTEESAMRSIGEYKVRRGSGSIDVEDALTDAEVRAAVLAGMKVADAEVDGGADLLIAGDLGIGNSTPASVLVAALTGTEPVAVVGRGSGIDDNAWMRKATAVRDALRRARVVLADPLALLRTSSGADIAAMAGFLAQAAVRRTPVVLDGLVVCAAAMVAEELAPGARRWWMSGQLTGEPAHALALEHLDLGGLLDLDVRLGEGTGAVTALPLLMMAARVLAEMTTHEQSGVSGPLTPVPAS
- a CDS encoding branched-chain amino acid aminotransferase yields the protein MTTATHFSRVPHPNPATPERVAEVLDKPGFGLYFTDHMVTVRWSEERGWHDAKVGPYEPFCLDPATSVLHYGQAIFEGLKAYRQADGTVAAFRPDANAERFQASAERLAMPQLPVELFLESLRELIAVDERWVPTRKGDSLYLRPFMISTSTGLGVNKPATEYLYTLIASPAGSYFAGGVKPVSVWLSTEYVRAAPGGTGAAKCAGNYAASFVAQAQAVEQGCDQVVWLDAVERRWVEEMGGMNLFFVFGSGPEARVVTPELSGSLLPGITRKSLLQLAETAGHRVEERRISTDEWEKAAASGELTEVFACGTAAVITPVGHVKHAGGEFTIGDGQPGPITMKLREELVGMQEGDFAFPDGWMRPLT
- a CDS encoding DUF402 domain-containing protein; translated protein: MPESDHLWEPGETVVERFLRPDGSIGQHHPLRVVSDDGRVLFGWLPMGTPIVGSRLADGRTMREARLEERFRVPRVPVADTWHGTSTLRMIPEGQWSSVWWFFAPDGAFLEWYVNLEIPLGRTASGPDRIDGVLDVVVTPGAGWRWDDEDEAEEALAVGRLTAEQLDRVRAEGERIGALADAGAFPFDGTHTDFRPDPAWSAPQLPVALR
- a CDS encoding sulfatase, whose translation is MRLGGGLLVVLAVGAAGAGYWVLAGVVLAAIAAGVTARLPELGDTQAERWTGGMTRLALVAVQAIVFGAYVVPAQPAYAAAGLVLVVAVADFAGLRLPAALVRWLTIVLIAAAVVLIVLCVVVAPVVTSSPIAAPDVAGVIVAAVVTLPFLLPVASDRVTLRALTLGAIAVLVTIVALVQLGPDRLGLSATSIRDLLYAADAGQLQPLLTVVVALATVPAALTTYTDARERYAPDQGWLAAAGAVVTLAAALFATPYAVLVVAGLGTVLELVLRARRYRDAHARE
- a CDS encoding leucyl aminopeptidase, which produces MTVPKLALTENTEAALAKTRADVVVIGTLQGEDGPVLAAGAAVADTAFDGKLAEVLATLGATGKAEQVVKLPTLGKLAAGVVLAVGLGKAADGAVTAEQVRRAAGAAARSLAGTERAFVTLSALDLQAAVEGTALGAYTFTEYRSSKGDAPLAKADFVSPEDGTAREHKATLKAATAIAESVIITRDLINTPPNDLFPASFADRAKKLAEDNGLDFEVLDEKQLKRKGFGGILGVGGGSERPPRLLRVGWKPAKASKRVALVGKGITFDSGGISIKPAAGMDHMTSDMSGAAAVLASVVLAAKLKYPLEVTAHIPLAENLPSGSSYRPGDVLTMYGGKTVEVLNTDAEGRLVLADAMVRAAEENPDYLIETATLTGAQVVALGNRTAGVMGSDEFRDRVAGIMQATGEGGWAMPLPEELRADLDSRLADLANVTGHRWGGMLAAGLFLKEFVAEGLPWAHIDVAGPAFNTGGPWGYTGKGGTGVPVRTIAAVLADIADRG
- a CDS encoding SMI1/KNR4 family protein — encoded protein: MDADAYLEAAVRDVLTGDEPALDRRVGQAALVLATAGAGTAADRLVAHWRVVTERPVTQLADDAVRARAWAMLFEARGGRPQWADELVPLDLDAEERAHQAFLTRKVSDLDGVLDDSPVAEVVSALAPGLPDRVRIALADGDLEQWAKLIENHPVPDVAALAATRALAPRLVAGADPLELGPDWPDQCAGALIAALRERYPTRPGSWPELVAAILRERGQTAPPPASEADLREAERRLGTTLPADYREFLRTANGLPDDVTFPRLLPAQELRADNGVVIVSDPALVLLTATGHAVEVDLAFGSTAHPSFRALLEHHLGLLEASA
- a CDS encoding oxidoreductase; protein product: MVGVGIFDSLRRRGRGGRRPGTMRKATSEDTRHLEEWAASRRGVEAYVEPRTTVTEATVVLIAHDGEWTRRRIGSLQAALHFGEKRSIPVYEVSRVGYPKRMREYTERKKRGQV